One Glycine max cultivar Williams 82 chromosome 1, Glycine_max_v4.0, whole genome shotgun sequence genomic window, GACCACAGGTATGACCGTGGCTTGCGAAATTAAAAAGATTCTGATGTACCAAGAGACAGAAGATGTGCACAATGATATCAAATTAAAGTTGCTACCTAGCATCAAAAGCTAATAAGGAGCCAGCATGCTCTTCATGCAAATAATATTAGGTGCGTTGTGATTTTGGTAAAAAGTGCCAAATTTATGTAAACCAATTTTGTTTGCGCAGTCATAATCTACCTCTTTTAGGGCATTTGCCGTCTTAGCTTTGCATGCTATTTGTAGTAGATGTGTAGTCTAGCGGCTTAATTATCAGGCTAAGCTATAGGGAAATGAACACGGCAAGAATCACTTTTACAGCAAGCTATTAGTTTGCttatataaagtaaattatCAAAATCTACACGGTAACCATGTCACCTTTAAGTTATTATTACCATTTTCCATATAAATCTTtacaaataagaaataaagtaaGAGTATGATGacatttttacaattatttttaaaataaaatgaaaacagttcATATTTTCgtaaatcaaacaaatttttaactGAAAATTGAAAGGCCAACAGGATCTTGTTCTTAATATTAGTCTCTGTTAGATCAATTATGTAAAGGCTAAAGTTATCACAATCTAATTATAATGTTTgggtaaataatttaattaaacactTAGTTAATAAGCTTATCACATGATCAGAGCTTGTATTGTAAGTTTCACAAGGAATCTTCGTGAAATATAGGCTAAAAAAGTGTATATGATGTTAGTCATTAATAATTTTCAAGATGCTTTTTTTAGGGACCACAAAAATCTTAAGTTAAACGAAGACACGTCATGAATGATTTGTTACATCTTTAACAAACCCTAGCACACAAGAGCCCCGCTAGCTGCGAAGCCTAAATAATGCAAATGTCCTTCTATCGCGCTGATATTGAGTTTTTGTTAAAATAGTGAAGGCTAGCTATTAGGTAAAAACACGTGAATGATTTCATATTATCCTTAACAAAAATACGATGTTCAAGCTAAAGTCgtgttatttatatttcattccAAATTTATGCATGGGACTGTTGTTGAAATCTATATATTTCGTTGGCAAGGCTTTCCGCCAGAGAAACTCTGTAagagacaaacaaaataaatataagtttcttgtttttttcttaattacattgtcataatttttcatgCTTGCCTTTTACACTAGAGTAGTATACATTTGCTGCTCTATACATACATGAACCATTTAATAATAAAGAAGTACTAGCGGCACACTCCTCTTATCACAtatttttctattgattaaaagttattaaaaactaaagaaaTGAGGAGAGAGACATTAAATGAGAGGTAACACCCacataaatttatgattttcaataattaataaaaaataatgtgttcAAAATAGCATGTTAAAGAATATACTGGTAACATTTctcttaatattattaaatactgAAAGCGGGGTGTAACGTGTACATAATACTCCTCAGAGTTTATATACTTATATCAtagttattgatatttttatagatggttcaaacttcaaataACAGATACCACTCATTTATGCCTATAAACAAACGAGATATtgtacataatatatataacagTCTCAGTATTCAATCGAAGATCAGAAACGCAATCAGAGCTTGGTTCATCTTGTCTTGTTAGTTATGTGACTAGATAACCAATCTAGCCCCTCATAGAGTCCTTGGCCGGACGTAGCACAAGTTGGCTGGATGTACCTTCATCAACCAAAAAATAGCTAGAATAAGttagacattaattattttcacgACGTTAATACTTATTTGTCGAGATATAAGGTAAATAGCTCATTGAGGGTATCTTGAACTCAAAATCTCAAATCAAGATTGTTAtgtgttttaattataaatcaatgtCTTAGGTGACACTTGGTCTgactgtttttaattttatttttaaagaaaataaaataaaagattgaaaatacgtttgtttaaaattaaaaaaacattttctttaaaaaatattttacaaaatagacTTAAAAtcgaaaataacattttaatgtTTCTAGTCTTTATTGAAGAAGTAAAAACACCATTAcaccttaaaatattttattttcgatACATATTGAAGaagtaaaaacatattaatgtttttagtctttattgaaggagtaaaaacaaaaataaacactGAAATGTGACATACCAGCGACGCAGGCGGAGTGAATGTAAACCGAGTTTATCTGTAATTTCCGCAACACTTAAAGCATTTGGAAGATCTTGCTTATTGGCAAATACCAATACTGTAGCGTCACGAAGTTCATCCTGCAATGCTCATGATTATCAAGATGATTGCAACATTATTTTACCTTTATGTCGAAAGCCaaagctttattttttttcaatttggagtgcaCAGTGGATAAAAATTTAACCATGATTCAAAGTCTAtggatattaaaaaattactaaatatgaaaaattactaACCTCACTCAACATTCTATGTAACTCATCCCTGGCTTCTAAAATTCTTTCCCTATCGTTACTATCTACCACAAAGATAAGACCTTGTGTATTCTGGAAGTAGTGTCTCCACAATGGTCGAATCTGCACAGAATTTGGCATATAATCAGATTAAAGTAGTTTGAGTAGCATCTGCATGAATGTTATCATATACTAATGTACCCATATATAATACTCTAGCAAATAAATCTGTAAAGCAACGGATTTCAAATGGAGCTCAAATACTTAACAAGCAGACACTCAAAGCTTCATccctaattaataaattaagatgTGGCCAGAAAATCACAAATACCTTGTCCTGTCCTCCAACATCCCAGACGGTGAAGCTGACATTTTTGTACTCAACAGTCTCCACATTGAAGCCTAATCCATCGAAGGTATATGTACAAAATTTCAATCATTTTCATTTGGCACTCGTATTGtacaaaataatcatattggaatcattaaaattaaaagataactatatatatataggttttttaaataatcatgtGACCACTAACTGTACAAGTACAAGATTAGAGTCCTAATCTGCGTAGAAGACACATGATAATATAACTAGTACGAATTCAAGTAGCACCACGCAGAACTTCCAAAATTCAATACATTTAATGCCGAGAGAGTTAGGAACTGCTTATAAACGAAAACGATGGTTTAAAGAACGCATGGAAAAACACGGTGACAAGTTGGAACCTATTGTGGGTATTGTAGTGACGATTTCTCCAAGTTTCAGTTTGTAGAGTATTGTTGTTTTCCCAGCAGCATCAAGACCCACCATCAGAATCCTCATTTCTTTCCTTGCATAAAACAATCTCAATAGCCGTGACACCGTCAAACCCATTGTTGCCTCTGGTTCAACCAATATTTAAGCTGAAAAAACAACCTAAAAGTAAAACCgtggaaaatgaaaaagaaaatttacttgttttttcataccaaaaaatagaaaccTTGGAattcttttctggtttttcttttttcaaactGTGATGAAAGAAGAGGAAGCTATGACTACctgaaaaaatgtaatttttttgttgagaaGCAGGGGAAACTTAAAACTGAATCTGTTGTTGGTACATGTAACCAGAAAATAACACCAGGCATCAATACTGCACTAATAGAAAGTGAGAATAGGATTCACATGTTGATTGCTGAGAGAATAAAATGATTGATGGGCATGCCATTTGAAAACATGGGCAATAAAAAGGGAATTAGAGGGTTATAAGATTGATTTggtgataaaagtaaaaaaagatagaagaaaaaagtattttttttttataaaatattaacaattaacTACTAACATTTgttcatgaaaaaataaaaaggaaattatGATTTTCTCACACTCCTCCATGCAAAAGTGATCATGTGATGTGATATGAATTTTCTTGTCCCTTATGTAAGATTCGGATCGCACGGTACAGAAGTTACATTAGCGTCAAACCAAAGCAATCGAATATGTAGCAAAACAATTTTCACTTCATGCTGCGGAGACGCAAAGCAAAAGCACAACCCACTACTTTTTTAATACCTGTTTTGTTAATTTGGATATTTTATGGCGAAGTTAAGGGAGATGAAAGAAGGAATTTGAAGAATCAGCCTTTTCTAttacaaaagtaaaaacaagGATTTATGCGATCAATTCGATGATTAATACATCATTGACACTGGTTTGTCCATGTCTTTGTGCCTATAGGACAACTAGCAATAGcaatataagaaaattacattattgGCAAAACCTATATGTCCTTGGCTAAACAAATTGATCaaagaacataataaaattacattattttttggaGATGGCATCCTTCGCTGACTGTAGAGTGGATgcaacagcagcagcagcaccAGCAAGTACACCACCACTGGTGTTGGTGGAATGGGGCTGGTGAATTACCTGCACGTTCCTCTCTTCTTGCCTTTGCCCTGCTGAAGATCGATAATCCACAGTTTCCACCTTCTTTTCCATGCCATTTTGTGCATTCACAATCTCATTCTGACACAAGAGTTCATACAGAttcactaataaataaataacaatgtaGGGAAATGAATGGCTGGAGTTACACTTACCTTCTTAGCCTGTTCGTTCATGTTAACCAAGCAAGTTAGAAAATGTGATTACTTCCCCTGAGCCTGAGGTGATTTGTAATCGAAATTAGACAGTATAATCAAGctctttttctagtttttctctCTACCCGGCAAACACGAAATTTACGTGTTTTTAAGGAGAGTCGAGGATTATAGACCAAGTCTAGGAGAAATGACGACAACGTAGGCGGAGGAAAAGGGCCTCTAATAACCACACACCCCGCATGTCACCGCATCACATGCCCTCCCATTCCAAGTAATAATAAACATTTGGGATAATTTTAACACTTTGAgggattaaatatgtttttatcatCAGAAAATccattacattaaattttatttttcttggttttgttcCGCTAATTTTTAAACTAGACGaaattggtttacatcaaggactaaaactaagtttttttaaaataaaatatccatTTTGACTAAATATTAATGACCAAAACCATATAGTTTCAATAATGCAAGAACTAAGGCTAATTTTGACCAAATTTTCATGGACCAAAAACACATTTCACTGTAATAATAAAGATTACAGGAATTCTTCaagaaaatcatattaaaaaattgttttttgtttttgaacacTTGCTcgatatagaaaaaaaattgacaaatgcATCAGTGGCCAGCCTTATTCTCTGTATTTTTAAAACCGTAGT contains:
- the LOC100305887 gene encoding ADP-ribosylation factor A1E-like protein; amino-acid sequence: MGLTVSRLLRLFYARKEMRILMVGLDAAGKTTILYKLKLGEIVTTIPTIGFNVETVEYKNVSFTVWDVGGQDKIRPLWRHYFQNTQGLIFVVDSNDRERILEARDELHRMLSEDELRDATVLVFANKQDLPNALSVAEITDKLGLHSLRLRRWYIQPTCATSGQGLYEGLDWLSSHITNKTR
- the LOC100803203 gene encoding uncharacterized protein, whose product is MNEQAKKNEIVNAQNGMEKKVETVDYRSSAGQRQEERNVQVIHQPHSTNTSGGVLAGAAAAVASTLQSAKDAISKK